ATTTGCCAGCAGTATCCATCGTCGGCAGCCAATATCGTCCGTTCGATGCTGCTGAAAGTCGGCCGTCCACTTTCAGAAGTGGAGCATACCGTGAGTGAAGCAAGTGCTCGCGAAGCCGATCGCTTGTATGGCAATGTCCGGTGGCTCAATCTGGCCGCTTCAGTGACACCGCTGCTAGGTCTACTCGGAACGGTGCAAGGGATGATTCTGGCGTTTCATATGACCACCGTCATCGACGCTGGGCAAAACAAGTCGATCGCGCTGGCCGAAGGTATTTACACCGCGCTGGTCACCACGTTTGCTGGGCTGACCGTGGCAATTCCAGCGGCGATGCTGTCGCACTACTTCGAAGGTCGGATTCAAACGTTGTTCCACCAAGTCGACGAGTTGATCTTTAACCTGCTGCCGCAGATCGAGAAGTACGAAGGCCGTGTTCGATTTGGTCGAGCGGGTGGCGAGCCCGACATGACGCTCGACGAACCACGTCCCGCACCTGCTGCGCAGCAAGCTCCCGCAGTGGCAGCATCGTCGTCGAAGTGAAGTCTGATTGGCTAAGGTTGCGAGTTCGGTTTCCGTTGTCGGTCGAGATCCAATCGGTTTCGGAAACTTCGATTAGCTGAAGGTTGGTGCGTGATGGCGGTGAAGATCAACAAGGGTAAAGCCCTCGACCTGTTCAACCTTACACCCATGATCGACATGGTGTTCTTGCTTTTGATTTTCTTTCTCGTGGCAAGCCGGTTTGAGGAAGAAGATCGCGAGCTCGATGTGGAGTTGCCGAGCGCTAGTGAAGCACGTCCGCAGATCTCGAAGCCAAAGGAAATTTACGTCAACGTCGATAGCACGGGTAAGATGTTCGTGGATGGACGCGTGGTGAGTTCACTTGAACTCGACCGCTTTCTGACACGTGCGGCTGTCGACAATCCACTGGGACAAACAGTGGTGATTCGCGCCGACAAACGAGTGGAACTCGACAGCGTGGTGGTGGTGATGAACTTGTGTAATAAGGCCGGAATTCGCGATTATTCTCTCACCACTGCGGGCGAACCGTAACGAGTCGTAGCGAGCATAGGGCACGCGAGACGGAATTAATAAGTATGGCCAAGATCAGACGCGTCGTTCGCAAGGTGCAAGCCAGCGGGGGCGACTATTTTGACGAGCATCTGTGGCCCGTATTTATTGCGCTCGTCGTTCTCGGCGGCTTCTTGATGGGCATTAGCGCGGCCTATCTCAAGTTCAGCGATACGCCCTGGTATGCCAATGCCCTCACGTCGCTGATTCTAATTCCGGTCGTCATCGCGGCTTTCATGTTCGCGTTTTGCTACGTCGACAACCGCGTAGTGCGGCGCTCGATGCAGCTGTCGGTGGTGCTGTGTGGCATTCTGCATATCGCCCTCGTGATTCAAATGCTCGAGACCAAGATCTTCAGCGCGTTCTTCGATGAACCTGCAGCAACCGAGCAGATTGTCGAGCGCCGTCCGCCGAAAGTCATTCCCGAATATCGCCCCGAACAGTTGCTGCCTGCAGAGGATCGTCCACGGCAAGATTTCGAACGTCCTGTGGAAACGCAGACCCCTGAACCTGTGGAACCCGTGACCGAGATTGTTCGTCAGCCAGAACAAGAGAAGCAAGAGACCCCGCCCGAGCCGCAGCCGGTGCCAGTTCCCGAGCAAGTGGCGACGACTGAGCCCAACGTGGTGAAGCGTCCCCGGCCGAACGAAGCGGCTCCGCGACAAGCGGAGCAAGCGTCGAAGCTTTCTCGACAAACCAAGCCATCGGAAATGAAGGTGAGTCAGGTCACCGAGACGCCGCAGATCACGGAGCCTCGCCCGACTGGTGTAGAAGCGACAGCTGCGAAAAGCACGGTGAAACGTCAAGATCCAGCCGCCTCTCCGAGTGGCAAAGTGGCTGCCGATGCGCCGAGTAGCACGCTCGATACTCCGCAGCCCCGCGTAGCACGGCAAACGGCACAGCGTTCGGCCGAGCAGTCTGCGACAAAAACCCCTACGCTCGAACGCGCAGTAGCAACGCCTGCGGCAACTCCGCGATCGCAAGTGGCTGTGAGTGAGACCCCAGCGACCTCGAAAGCGACAACGCCAACGGAGCTTGCCCCATCGACAGTCTCGCCCACGAAGCGGACAGCTACTTCGGTTGAAGTTGCCAGTAAAGAAGCGACCGATGTACCACTGGCTCGAGCCACTCCCGATTCGAAGCCTCAGCGAGCAGAGCTTCCCTCGGAGCAGCGTCCTCAAGTGGCTCAGGCACAGCAGCCAACTCCTTCTCGTCAAACTCGCAACACGGCCAGACCTGACTTAGCAACTGCTGCCGCCGAAGTTGCACCAGGAGAAGCCAGCCCCACTGCTCAGCCGACGGAAATGGCGCCAGCTGCGACGGCGCTTGCGCGTGCCTCGGCCGAAGTTTCGTCGCCGACTCCGTCGACCACGCCCGCCACGGAACCGAACACGGCCAATACACAGCAAGCAGCAGCGCGTATCGCACGTACGACGGGCCAATCGGCTCCGGCAGCAACGGCCAATCCTCAAGCAACCCCGACTCGCACGCGAGCTACGGGGAATCCCAGCATCAATAACGCCCCGCAAGTGGAGGTAGCTGCTGCCGCGCCGACCACGGCCTCGACATCGGGCGAACTGGCTCCATCGAGCATGGCGACACGTCGTCAAGCGACAGCCGAGAGTGAAGCAGCTCCATCGGCAGGTAATCCGACTCCTGCGGCAGTCGCGGCTGCGACCCCTAGTAATACGCCAAGCGAGACACCGCGTCGCACGACAGTAGCAGCCAGTAGTGGTGATGCGCCTCCTGCTGATTCGCCTGCTCAGCCTGCACCGAGTGCTCGCTCCAGCACGCGACCTGCTGTAGCCAATGTGGTGACCAACGTGAGTGACGTGCCGACCAATGCCGCGCCAAACACGGCTGCCAGCAGTAATCCTGGCCCCTCGAGTGCCACAGTGTCGCGTCAAACTGCTCCCGGAAGTGTCGCAGCGCAGCGCACGCAAAACAGTGCCGATAGTGCTTCCTCGAGCGCTGCCACTCAAATCACCGCAGGCAGCTTCAGCCGAGTCCCAACCGCTCAATCGCCATCGATCTTGCCTGCACCAGTGGCGGGAGCTCCTCGCCGAGCTGTGGCTGCAAGCAACAGCGCCACATCGCCCGCTGCTGTCGAAAGTCCAGCTGCAGCTGTGGCGCAGGGAAGCGGCGACCAGTCGGCTGAGCCGGCCCGCATGGCACTCAGTCGATCGATTGCAGGGACCGCAGGGGCTGGTCGTTCGCCAAACTTCGATCGGGCACTTCCAGGAGCCGAAAGCCCAGCTCAAGTTGCCTCGGCTGCCGCTCGACGTGCAGAAGCAACGCAAAAAGCGGAACCTGGCGATGCGCTTTCCCCCAGTGCACCTGCGACGGTAGCTCGCTCGCGTAGCGATGCCGATTTGCCTACCGCATCGCTGCGTGCCGAAGCTACGGAAGTCGCCACCGCTCCAGGCAGCAACACTACGGCTGACATCTCGGCGAGCTCTAGTGCCGCACTCTCTCGCGCCGATGCCAATGCACGTCCGTCGCAAGTCACAGGTGCACCTGGAGCCAGCGACGTTGACGTCGGCAGCACGCAGGTGGTGGCCGAACAGGGGATGGGGCGTGCTTCTGGAGGTGGGCAAACGCAGCTGAATTTCGATACTCAGTCGCCCCAGATCGCCCGTCGAACCAGCAGCGGCGGAGCCCCCATCGTATCGCTCGCCGCGGCTGATCTAGGAGATACTGCTTCGGCCCCAATGGCTGATGGTGGTGGACAACCGTCGGCTGCTCAGCCCGATGCCACCACGCTGGCGATCAATCGCACCACAGCTGGAGGTGAGTCGACGATTTCTGGCGGCCCTTCGAAAGCAGATGAAGCTGGCCCTGTCACCGAAGTGAACACCGCACAAACCCTTGCTCAAAGCCAAGTGAGCCGCGCCGACAACTCCGATGGTTCGGCTTCCGGAGGTGGCGAGCCGGCCCTCACCGCTGAAGAAGAGGAAGAAGAGCGTAAGCGTCGCTTAGCACGCGCTGCAGCCGGTGGAGCCCCTCAACTGGCGCTCAGCGGACCGACACTGGCCGACGTAGCAGCATCTCCGATGGGCGATGGTGGCGACGGTGGGACTCCCTCTCCAGAGCCTAACGCCGCACCTTCGGCACTGGCGACCAATCGTCAACAAAGTCCTGATGGTGGTGCGCCAGCCGGTGGTGCTCCCCAAGCTCTGGCCGCCGCTGGTGAACCCGGCGAGTCGGGAGCTGAAACCAAGGGGGCCATCGCCATTGCTCGCGCTGAAGCTGCCGAAGCAACACCGGGCACTCCTGAGGTAGGTGGCGGAACCGCTTCCCCTTCACGCGCACCAACAGGTCCCGCTTTTGTCGCTTCAGCTCAGGCCGATGTGGCGATGGTAGGTGGCATGCCCGAGTCGGGTGGTTCGCCTCAAGGTGCCCCGCTGGAAGCCCAAGGAGTTGACGGCGGACGCATTGCTGGTGGCGCTCGTGCAACGGCTGATAGCGGACCTGCCGGAGCGATGGCGGGAAGTGAAGTGGCGATCGCCGATTCGGTCGGGGGAGCAGGTTCCGCGCCTGGAAGTCGCAGTACATCAGCCGCTGGTAACGAAGGTCCGATGGTCGATGGCTCCGATGTGGCTGGGGGTCCAGCCCGCTCGAGTGTCGATTCACCAGGACCTCTCGGAGCGTCGGTGGTGGCCGAGATTCCTGAAATCGGGCCCAACTCTGCAGTAGCTCAAGCCGAACTCGATCACAGCATGGGTGGCATGGGCGACACGCCCATGTCGCGACCCGCTGGTGAGGCAATTGCCGTGAACATCGAAGCTCCGGATGGACCCGGTGGACTCGGTAGCGAATTCACACCCCAGGTTGGCCTCAACAATCGTCAGGCTCGCAGCGACAGCATCGACGTGCAAGTTCGCACGGCCCGATTTGTCCGACAAGCAGTGGGTGGTCTGCCGAGCATCAGCACCACGGCGATCGTTGCCACCGATTCCTTCTCCAAGCGTTCTTCGCGAACTCCTGGAACGGAATCGGGAGGTGGCAAGGGGGCTCCACCACCGCAGACAGAAGAAGCGATTGAGATGGGGCTCGAATTCTTGGCTCGTCATCAACAGCCCGATGGAAGTTGGTCGCTGCAAGGATTTGGCGAAGAGACCATGCTCGTGAGCGATACTGGGGCGACAGCGCTCGCGCTCCTCTCGTTCCAAGGGGCCGGGTATAACCATCGCGAGCATCGCTACAAAGATGTGGTGCGCATGGCCCTCGACTACATGATTAAAAATCAAAAGGAAGATGGCGATCTCTTCCTGCCGCTCGACGATCAGTCGAATCAAAGTGTCTGGCTCTATAGTCACAGCCTGGCGACGCTGGCTCTCTGCGAAGCCTATGGCATGACGCAAGATCCCTCGCTGAAAGAACCAGCCCAAAAGGCAATTGATTTCATCGTCAAATCGCAGCATCCCGAGCGTGGCGGCTGGCGCTATTCACCCGGCGTAAGCGCCGACACGTCGGTCACAGGCTGGATGACGATGGCCCTCAAGAGTGGCGAACTGGCGAACCTTGAGGTTCCTCCCGAGACCTACACCAAGATTCAAAAATGGCTCGATTCGGCCCAAACTTCGGCTGATAGGCCTTACGAATATCGCTACAACCCACTCGCCCCCGACACCATCGAACAGCGTCATGGTCGGGCTCCCACAAAGTCGATGACAGCCGTGGGGCTCCTCATGCGACTCTATACCGGCTGGCGTCGCGACAACCCGAACATGGTGAGTGGTGCCGACTATCTCAAGGAACACTTGCCAGCGATCGGCTCCGCGCGTCAACCAGAACGAGACACCTACTACTGGTACTATGCCACGCAGGTGATGTTCCACATGAAGGGTGACTACTGGAAAGAGTGGAACGCCAAACTCCACCCACTGCTAGTGAACACGCAAGTGCAGCAAGGTCCGCTTGCCGGAAGTTGGTCCCCTCGCGGACCAGTTCCTGATCGCTGGGGCCCCCATGGTGGTCGCATCTACGTCACCACGATGAATCTGCTTTCGCTCGAAGTCTACTACCGCCATCTGCCGCTGTACGAAGACACCGCGAAATAGACTCGATCAACTTTCCACGATTTGCTGCCGCTGCTGCGCAACTATTTCATCGATGCCAGTGCATCGAGCAGCAAGTCGTTCCAGTTCGAGATACCACGCACCTCGCCAATCAGGTGCGGCGCGATGAGGACGCGAACGCGTTTCACATAGTCATCGAATTGTCGCGTCGCGAGTGTTTGCAGCATCGGCGAAACTTCTCCGAGCTGCCGATAGCAGTGCTCTTTCGGAAAACAGA
This window of the Pirellula staleyi DSM 6068 genome carries:
- a CDS encoding MotA/TolQ/ExbB proton channel family protein, coding for MQAIRRHYRLLLLAVFLLGSLAISSLTLRQVWAQTPADTQAGPSADPVPTGSETTEEAVPAAAPARDDSINVLQLALDGGIFMIPIAAMSLLGVTMAIERFIGLRKERILPDGLVTDLGQLSLQGGFDPRKAYRICQQYPSSAANIVRSMLLKVGRPLSEVEHTVSEASAREADRLYGNVRWLNLAASVTPLLGLLGTVQGMILAFHMTTVIDAGQNKSIALAEGIYTALVTTFAGLTVAIPAAMLSHYFEGRIQTLFHQVDELIFNLLPQIEKYEGRVRFGRAGGEPDMTLDEPRPAPAAQQAPAVAASSSK
- a CDS encoding biopolymer transporter ExbD — translated: MAVKINKGKALDLFNLTPMIDMVFLLLIFFLVASRFEEEDRELDVELPSASEARPQISKPKEIYVNVDSTGKMFVDGRVVSSLELDRFLTRAAVDNPLGQTVVIRADKRVELDSVVVVMNLCNKAGIRDYSLTTAGEP
- a CDS encoding prenyltransferase/squalene oxidase repeat-containing protein, with product MAKIRRVVRKVQASGGDYFDEHLWPVFIALVVLGGFLMGISAAYLKFSDTPWYANALTSLILIPVVIAAFMFAFCYVDNRVVRRSMQLSVVLCGILHIALVIQMLETKIFSAFFDEPAATEQIVERRPPKVIPEYRPEQLLPAEDRPRQDFERPVETQTPEPVEPVTEIVRQPEQEKQETPPEPQPVPVPEQVATTEPNVVKRPRPNEAAPRQAEQASKLSRQTKPSEMKVSQVTETPQITEPRPTGVEATAAKSTVKRQDPAASPSGKVAADAPSSTLDTPQPRVARQTAQRSAEQSATKTPTLERAVATPAATPRSQVAVSETPATSKATTPTELAPSTVSPTKRTATSVEVASKEATDVPLARATPDSKPQRAELPSEQRPQVAQAQQPTPSRQTRNTARPDLATAAAEVAPGEASPTAQPTEMAPAATALARASAEVSSPTPSTTPATEPNTANTQQAAARIARTTGQSAPAATANPQATPTRTRATGNPSINNAPQVEVAAAAPTTASTSGELAPSSMATRRQATAESEAAPSAGNPTPAAVAAATPSNTPSETPRRTTVAASSGDAPPADSPAQPAPSARSSTRPAVANVVTNVSDVPTNAAPNTAASSNPGPSSATVSRQTAPGSVAAQRTQNSADSASSSAATQITAGSFSRVPTAQSPSILPAPVAGAPRRAVAASNSATSPAAVESPAAAVAQGSGDQSAEPARMALSRSIAGTAGAGRSPNFDRALPGAESPAQVASAAARRAEATQKAEPGDALSPSAPATVARSRSDADLPTASLRAEATEVATAPGSNTTADISASSSAALSRADANARPSQVTGAPGASDVDVGSTQVVAEQGMGRASGGGQTQLNFDTQSPQIARRTSSGGAPIVSLAAADLGDTASAPMADGGGQPSAAQPDATTLAINRTTAGGESTISGGPSKADEAGPVTEVNTAQTLAQSQVSRADNSDGSASGGGEPALTAEEEEEERKRRLARAAAGGAPQLALSGPTLADVAASPMGDGGDGGTPSPEPNAAPSALATNRQQSPDGGAPAGGAPQALAAAGEPGESGAETKGAIAIARAEAAEATPGTPEVGGGTASPSRAPTGPAFVASAQADVAMVGGMPESGGSPQGAPLEAQGVDGGRIAGGARATADSGPAGAMAGSEVAIADSVGGAGSAPGSRSTSAAGNEGPMVDGSDVAGGPARSSVDSPGPLGASVVAEIPEIGPNSAVAQAELDHSMGGMGDTPMSRPAGEAIAVNIEAPDGPGGLGSEFTPQVGLNNRQARSDSIDVQVRTARFVRQAVGGLPSISTTAIVATDSFSKRSSRTPGTESGGGKGAPPPQTEEAIEMGLEFLARHQQPDGSWSLQGFGEETMLVSDTGATALALLSFQGAGYNHREHRYKDVVRMALDYMIKNQKEDGDLFLPLDDQSNQSVWLYSHSLATLALCEAYGMTQDPSLKEPAQKAIDFIVKSQHPERGGWRYSPGVSADTSVTGWMTMALKSGELANLEVPPETYTKIQKWLDSAQTSADRPYEYRYNPLAPDTIEQRHGRAPTKSMTAVGLLMRLYTGWRRDNPNMVSGADYLKEHLPAIGSARQPERDTYYWYYATQVMFHMKGDYWKEWNAKLHPLLVNTQVQQGPLAGSWSPRGPVPDRWGPHGGRIYVTTMNLLSLEVYYRHLPLYEDTAK